The region gagactggggtcaagttgtagtttaccatttttaaaatgtgcagaatttcataagttgcttcatgttaaaaatgagatagaaaatgcaattgtgccatctagtggcagaaattgacctcaacataaatcaatatatcacactcttttttacagtacagcacatctttttgagttttaactcaattttatgaatgactgtatcatgaaattactgtatcaaagatgcagccatatttctattagtttaacatttatttccacttttacgttcagagtatgaaaacttaaaattttattgtacactttattgtacatttaggacaaatataaaatttgtgattaatcgtgagttaactattgaagtaatgcgattaattacgatgaaaattttaaatcgcctgacgcccctagtTTTTATTAAACCACTCACTAAAGTAAGAACTTACACAAGCAGCCATGACACTCTCACTCACTTTCTACAAACATCAACTTCCCCCAGTACAGACATTTTCTAACAACAATGTCATACTTAACATGGATAGCCTTTCActtgaatgtgtttttgcaaaatACTTAAAGACCCCTCAGAATGATGCCACAAATTCTCCAAATGATCTTCATGTCTTGATGCCAatagaatagaaaaaaacatataggAGGGCTTGTTGACACCCTCCCCAGAAATACCCCCAACCCTCCACACCCCCTCCTCAGTCCAGGCAACCCCGTTTGTTGCCCAAAAGTCAGCTGGCACATGTTGCAGCTCAACAATGACCCCAATGAGGACAATTGAATTCGAAAGTACTTCGCATACAAGTCAAGACTTGCGACAGTGTTTTTATGACAAATGACCAAATGGTCGGCGGATGTCTGTGGTGAAAACCTCAGGATCGACCTtccttcctctttctttttgatCCAAAAGGAAAGCAGCATGACACATTGGCAAGTGATCAGCATGTGCAAGAGTTTTCTTGCTGAAATCATCAAGATAATAACTTCACTTTAAGGGTGCAATATGAATTTCGCAATGAGGGGGATGTCCATGGCTTTGTGCGTGAGTCAGTCGGTACAAGACAGGACATGATTCTTAGCTTGATCTCTTCTTTTGTAAGGTGAAACACATAATCAtattcaacaattcaatttaatttctagataatcaacttttttttaacttaaattgtgctcaacagcacattattttcctctctagaaagttaagagagattttagacaaatctctccctatggattttggaatgacgttccgttaaatattaggcaacctccctctctactcactcttaaaacacatctttgttctttggcgttTGACTCTTGAATTTTTTATGGTGCCtgctatattttgttatttttgtagtacatttattttattttattaacttacCTCCTTGTgatattttattgacttattcattCACCCacttaaaataattattcatatatttggtgttaattttgttttaccCGTCTTCattccatgactgattttttactccatgtacagcactttgtatgaaatgaaattccgagttgagtagttttttgtctgtgagacaaagtgacgtcagaaccacagttgtgattttgccgacCGTCAAGTGCACAATTGAATGAGCACTGTTTATTTATTAGGAAAGGCAACTGTGTTCGGCTGTCAGGTGTGCAAATCATCACGTCgattagactgcctttgaaaagtagtcagaTGGCTTTTGCTGCAGCCGCTAGCACCGTTAGCACGCTAACACTGCAGACGCcctaaacactggcaacaggcacactgtgcaatacaatgtcagtATAATTAAGTCTTCTTTTAGTTCCCTTAATTGGTGATCAAACGTGATTTCTGtacgaagttgttttgttgacgttGGTCGCAATTGTTTACGCCGGCAATAAGAACGACAAACACACGTTCCGCAGGACGAGTCAAGTCATCCGTTGCGCCGCGACCCGCGGCAGGCAAAACGCTTccgggaacaacttcaaaataaaagcattcattgGCATTTgcgctccacatattacttGGTATGGACAGGTTtcttttgaagttggccttctctctGCATTGGCGTTGTTTTGCCAGACGTGTCAAATATGTCAAATGTTTACTTCTCTGGATTTGTTATTGCGCTAGTGGCTCTTACGCCGGAAATCCGGCACCGTGCCGGAGTACTTTAAGCCCTcacaatacagtaaaaaaataaaatagagcaAATTGAGGGGGGAGGCTGGtttatacacattatatatgtaatgggggaaaaaatatgccAAATTATTTGTTAGCATATTTTTATTAAGCACAGAATGAATTAGTACAAAACAAATTCCAGTAAGAAACTACACCTCTGCTCTGCTTTATATAGTAATACAAAAtacacacgaaaaaaaaaaaaaagaaaaaatgtgtacTATCTGTTATGGATTTAAAGTGGAGTGAGAGATGTGGACCCAAATCCAAGGAGGCTCCGTGATCAAACAGAGGCAATAAGTAAACGTAGAGTGATTTATTGACAGGTGGGCAGAAATGTGATTACACATAATGTGATGAGGGTAAAGACAAGCAACACGAAACAAAACCCACAGACAAATAAGAACATGAACAcccaaaattaaacaaaacaaaaccaacccCACAAAACCGAAACATGAAACTATCCAACAAAACTTTGCATTAATGGaataacaattttaaagaaaagtttatttgaAAAGTGTGGTGTAACTAATccaaaatgtactgtactaatAAAATGCATTTCCTTAAAGCCAAGCTTGATGATGAGTGTGTGTGGACATGTTAAATGTGATTGCAATGATGAAATCAGAGGAAAAAGTGCGTCACCTAAGTTCGTCCCCTCCCAACATACACACGCTGTCGAATACAAGATGATGCCTGCGGTCAGTTTGCTTCCTCTTTTTCTCCTTTAAAACCCAGAGGTCTGGCCAGAGGGGATCATCAGCCTTTTCCTCCTCCCAGATCAAACAGTCAGTCAGCTTTCTCTAAGACCATCTGGACCATCTCAAGAAACGATCATGCAAATGTGCAGTGCAAGACTGGCATGTTTAGCTCTTTTCATGGCCTACCTGGCACTGGTTGCTGCGGGCCCTGGTAAGTCGCCTCATCCTGCTGATTCTGCACAACTTCACATTATGCTGAAAGTGAAATATATTCTACAGGAATCAAGATGACCTCGTGCTGCACTAAAAGCACCTTGGGACCGATTTCTGCTCCTATCGTTGGCTACAGGATCCAGAAGAAAAACCCTCCTTGTATCCGCGCTATCGTGTAAGAAAGTCAAAGATTTGATGAATCCTTTATTGACTGAAATGAGATTTTGAGTGACTTGTTTGATGTGTCATTCAGATTTGAGACCACTGATGGAGAAGTGTGCAGCCACTGGAAGCAAGACTGGATCTTCACAAAGATCATGGAGCTCAAGTGAGTCGGCTTTTGtactcaaaatggctgctgacCGTTTCCATTAGGACGTGTTTTCAAATCTcatatgtttgtgttttgcagTGACGCCCGGAAAGCCAAAGAAAACACCACTTCTTACCATCA is a window of Vanacampus margaritifer isolate UIUO_Vmar chromosome 2, RoL_Vmar_1.0, whole genome shotgun sequence DNA encoding:
- the LOC144044295 gene encoding uncharacterized protein LOC144044295 — protein: MQMCSARLACLALFMAYLALVAAGPGIKMTSCCTKSTLGPISAPIVGYRIQKKNPPCIRAIVFETTDGEVCSHWKQDWIFTKIMELNDARKAKENTTSYHHAEPNTIALY